In Lemur catta isolate mLemCat1 chromosome 18, mLemCat1.pri, whole genome shotgun sequence, a genomic segment contains:
- the RNF44 gene encoding RING finger protein 44 isoform X2 → MQPWALAVTRWPPCAPVGHRRFSAAPGSTPGQLWGSPGREGPLASLPAQHERLPSQQPLPRPPHLPVEEHRASAPAGGSPRMLHPATQQSPFMVDLHEQVHQGPVPLSYTVTTVTTQGFPLPTGQHIPGCSAQQLPACSVMFSGQHYPLCCLPPPLIQACTMQQLPVPYQAYPHLISSDHYILHPPPPAPPPQPTHMAPLGQFVSLQTQHPRMPLQRLDNDVDLRPDQHPLGGFTYSTSAPGPTLSPSVPLHYLPHDPLHQELSFGVPYSHMMPRRLSTQRYRLQQPLPPPPPPPPPPPYYPSFLPYFLSMLPMSPTAMGPTISLDLDVDDVEMENYEALLNLAERLGDAKPRGLTKADIEQLPSYRFNPDSHQSEQTLCVVCFSDFEARQLLRVLPCSHEFHTKCVDKWLKANRTCPICRADASEVPREAE, encoded by the exons ATGCAACCATGGGCTCTGGCAGTGACTAGGTGGCCACCCTGCGCCCCCGTGGGTCATCGGCGATTTTCTGCAGCACCTGGCAGCACTCCTGGCCAGCTGTGGGGAAG CCCCGGCCGTGAGGGCCCCCTGGCCAGCCTGCCTGCCCAGCATGAGCGCTTACCCTCCCAGCAGCCGCTGCCCCGACCACCACACCTCCCTGTAGAGGAGCACCGAGCCTCGGCTCCTGCCGGCGGGAGCCCCCGAATGCTGCACCCAGCCACCCAGCAGAGCCCGTTCATGGTTGATCTTCACGAGCAG GTGCACCAGGGACCTGTCCCTCTGTCCTACACAGTCACCACAGTGACGACCCAAGGCTTCCCCTTGCCTACAGGCCAACACATCCCTGGCTGCAGTGCCCAGCAGCTCCCAGCATGCTCCGTGATGTTCAGTGGACAGCACTACCCCCTCTGCTGCCTCCCGCCCCCG CTGATCCAGGCGTGCACCATGCAGCAGCTCCCTGTGCCCTACCAGGCCTACCCCCACCTCATCTCCAGTGACCACTACATCCTGCACCCCCCAccgccagccccacccccacagcccaccCACATGGCACCTCTTGGGCAGTTTGTATCGCTGCAGACCCAGCACCCACGAATG ccccTACAGCGGCTCGACAATGACGTGGACCTGCGGCCGGACCAGCACCCCCTGGGTGGCTTTACCTACTCCACCTCTGCCCCTGGCCCCACCCTGTCCCCGTCGGTGCCCCTGCACTACCTGCCCCACGATCCACTGCATCAGGAGCTGTCCTTTGGTGTG CCGTATTCTCACATGATGCCGCGGAGACTGAGCACCCAGAGATACCGCCTGCAACAGCCGCTGCCCCCACCGcccccaccgccaccaccaccaccttatTACCCCAGCTTCCTGCCCTACTTCCT CTCGATGCTGCCAATGTCACCAACAGCAATGGGGCCCACCATCAGCCTGGATCTGGATGTGGATGACGTGGAGATGGAGAACTATGAG GCCCTCCTGAACCTGGCCGAGCGGCTGGGCGACGCCAAGCCCCGCGGCCTCACCAAAGCAGACATAGAGCAGCTCCCGTCGTACCGCTTCAACCCAGACAGCCATCAGTCAGAGCAGACACT GTGTGTGGTCTGCTTCAGTGACTTTGAGGCGCGGCAGCTGCTCCGAGTCCTCCCCTGCAGCCATGAGTTCCACACCAAGTGTGTCGACAAGTGGTTGAAG GCTAACCGGACCTGTCCCATTTGCCGGGCCGACGCCTCCGAGGTgcccagagaggcagagtga
- the RNF44 gene encoding RING finger protein 44 isoform X1, which yields MQPWALAVTRWPPCAPVGHRRFSAAPGSTPGQLWGRPIGASSLWCSPGREGPLASLPAQHERLPSQQPLPRPPHLPVEEHRASAPAGGSPRMLHPATQQSPFMVDLHEQVHQGPVPLSYTVTTVTTQGFPLPTGQHIPGCSAQQLPACSVMFSGQHYPLCCLPPPLIQACTMQQLPVPYQAYPHLISSDHYILHPPPPAPPPQPTHMAPLGQFVSLQTQHPRMPLQRLDNDVDLRPDQHPLGGFTYSTSAPGPTLSPSVPLHYLPHDPLHQELSFGVPYSHMMPRRLSTQRYRLQQPLPPPPPPPPPPPYYPSFLPYFLSMLPMSPTAMGPTISLDLDVDDVEMENYEALLNLAERLGDAKPRGLTKADIEQLPSYRFNPDSHQSEQTLCVVCFSDFEARQLLRVLPCSHEFHTKCVDKWLKANRTCPICRADASEVPREAE from the exons ATGCAACCATGGGCTCTGGCAGTGACTAGGTGGCCACCCTGCGCCCCCGTGGGTCATCGGCGATTTTCTGCAGCACCTGGCAGCACTCCTGGCCAGCTGTGGGGAAG GCCTATCGGGGCCTCCTCTCTGTGGTGCAGCCCCGGCCGTGAGGGCCCCCTGGCCAGCCTGCCTGCCCAGCATGAGCGCTTACCCTCCCAGCAGCCGCTGCCCCGACCACCACACCTCCCTGTAGAGGAGCACCGAGCCTCGGCTCCTGCCGGCGGGAGCCCCCGAATGCTGCACCCAGCCACCCAGCAGAGCCCGTTCATGGTTGATCTTCACGAGCAG GTGCACCAGGGACCTGTCCCTCTGTCCTACACAGTCACCACAGTGACGACCCAAGGCTTCCCCTTGCCTACAGGCCAACACATCCCTGGCTGCAGTGCCCAGCAGCTCCCAGCATGCTCCGTGATGTTCAGTGGACAGCACTACCCCCTCTGCTGCCTCCCGCCCCCG CTGATCCAGGCGTGCACCATGCAGCAGCTCCCTGTGCCCTACCAGGCCTACCCCCACCTCATCTCCAGTGACCACTACATCCTGCACCCCCCAccgccagccccacccccacagcccaccCACATGGCACCTCTTGGGCAGTTTGTATCGCTGCAGACCCAGCACCCACGAATG ccccTACAGCGGCTCGACAATGACGTGGACCTGCGGCCGGACCAGCACCCCCTGGGTGGCTTTACCTACTCCACCTCTGCCCCTGGCCCCACCCTGTCCCCGTCGGTGCCCCTGCACTACCTGCCCCACGATCCACTGCATCAGGAGCTGTCCTTTGGTGTG CCGTATTCTCACATGATGCCGCGGAGACTGAGCACCCAGAGATACCGCCTGCAACAGCCGCTGCCCCCACCGcccccaccgccaccaccaccaccttatTACCCCAGCTTCCTGCCCTACTTCCT CTCGATGCTGCCAATGTCACCAACAGCAATGGGGCCCACCATCAGCCTGGATCTGGATGTGGATGACGTGGAGATGGAGAACTATGAG GCCCTCCTGAACCTGGCCGAGCGGCTGGGCGACGCCAAGCCCCGCGGCCTCACCAAAGCAGACATAGAGCAGCTCCCGTCGTACCGCTTCAACCCAGACAGCCATCAGTCAGAGCAGACACT GTGTGTGGTCTGCTTCAGTGACTTTGAGGCGCGGCAGCTGCTCCGAGTCCTCCCCTGCAGCCATGAGTTCCACACCAAGTGTGTCGACAAGTGGTTGAAG GCTAACCGGACCTGTCCCATTTGCCGGGCCGACGCCTCCGAGGTgcccagagaggcagagtga
- the RNF44 gene encoding RING finger protein 44 isoform X3, translating to MLHPATQQSPFMVDLHEQVHQGPVPLSYTVTTVTTQGFPLPTGQHIPGCSAQQLPACSVMFSGQHYPLCCLPPPLIQACTMQQLPVPYQAYPHLISSDHYILHPPPPAPPPQPTHMAPLGQFVSLQTQHPRMPLQRLDNDVDLRPDQHPLGGFTYSTSAPGPTLSPSVPLHYLPHDPLHQELSFGVPYSHMMPRRLSTQRYRLQQPLPPPPPPPPPPPYYPSFLPYFLSMLPMSPTAMGPTISLDLDVDDVEMENYEALLNLAERLGDAKPRGLTKADIEQLPSYRFNPDSHQSEQTLCVVCFSDFEARQLLRVLPCSHEFHTKCVDKWLKANRTCPICRADASEVPREAE from the exons ATGCTGCACCCAGCCACCCAGCAGAGCCCGTTCATGGTTGATCTTCACGAGCAG GTGCACCAGGGACCTGTCCCTCTGTCCTACACAGTCACCACAGTGACGACCCAAGGCTTCCCCTTGCCTACAGGCCAACACATCCCTGGCTGCAGTGCCCAGCAGCTCCCAGCATGCTCCGTGATGTTCAGTGGACAGCACTACCCCCTCTGCTGCCTCCCGCCCCCG CTGATCCAGGCGTGCACCATGCAGCAGCTCCCTGTGCCCTACCAGGCCTACCCCCACCTCATCTCCAGTGACCACTACATCCTGCACCCCCCAccgccagccccacccccacagcccaccCACATGGCACCTCTTGGGCAGTTTGTATCGCTGCAGACCCAGCACCCACGAATG ccccTACAGCGGCTCGACAATGACGTGGACCTGCGGCCGGACCAGCACCCCCTGGGTGGCTTTACCTACTCCACCTCTGCCCCTGGCCCCACCCTGTCCCCGTCGGTGCCCCTGCACTACCTGCCCCACGATCCACTGCATCAGGAGCTGTCCTTTGGTGTG CCGTATTCTCACATGATGCCGCGGAGACTGAGCACCCAGAGATACCGCCTGCAACAGCCGCTGCCCCCACCGcccccaccgccaccaccaccaccttatTACCCCAGCTTCCTGCCCTACTTCCT CTCGATGCTGCCAATGTCACCAACAGCAATGGGGCCCACCATCAGCCTGGATCTGGATGTGGATGACGTGGAGATGGAGAACTATGAG GCCCTCCTGAACCTGGCCGAGCGGCTGGGCGACGCCAAGCCCCGCGGCCTCACCAAAGCAGACATAGAGCAGCTCCCGTCGTACCGCTTCAACCCAGACAGCCATCAGTCAGAGCAGACACT GTGTGTGGTCTGCTTCAGTGACTTTGAGGCGCGGCAGCTGCTCCGAGTCCTCCCCTGCAGCCATGAGTTCCACACCAAGTGTGTCGACAAGTGGTTGAAG GCTAACCGGACCTGTCCCATTTGCCGGGCCGACGCCTCCGAGGTgcccagagaggcagagtga